The following proteins are encoded in a genomic region of Nymphalis io chromosome 16, ilAglIoxx1.1, whole genome shotgun sequence:
- the LOC126774571 gene encoding ommochrome-binding protein-like — MLLKGKPYRKHIILADVNIPYKFSIDRNKNKLFFCINADEFSDQSFQSVVVDLNSGLVKIVPNIRNGFASAVDQNTGTVYLGGSDGIYQYNYTTQEIVRPAIVNGVDVFDMHFKDYLYFVETTNLDLYVLKNNKKTIVYNVEEYGIYHFAVDSDDNAILANPNGIFFLSKKAKSPTMFSDSIRNIRGVTTDTEGKPYLIAKNGIYVIDQKNLQLIKILSLTDGYGLAFDKNNNIVYSDQRSVIKLIPCN; from the coding sequence atgctGTTGAAAGGGAAACCTTatagaaaacatattattttagctGATGTTAATATTCCATACAAATTTTCTATAGACAGGaacaagaataaattatttttttgtataaatgctGATGAGTTTTCCGACCAAAGTTTTCAGTCTGTTGTTGTAGATTTAAATTCAGGATTGGTCAAGATTGTGCCTAATATACGTAACGGATTCGCGAGTGCTGTTGATCAGAATACTGGAACAGTATACCTTGGTGGTAGCGATGGAATATATCAGTATAACTATACAACCCAGGAAATTGTCAGACCAGCCATTGTAAACGGAGTCGATGTATTCGATATGCATTTCAAAGATTACTTATACTTTGTAGAAACAACTAATCTTGATCTATATGtgctaaaaaataacaaaaaaacaattgtttataaCGTTGAAGAATACGGAATTTATCATTTTGCGGTAGATAGCGACGATAACGCAATACTGGCAAATCCAAATGGTATTTTCTTTCTATCTAAGAAAGCTAAATCACCGACAATGTTTAGTGATAGTATTAGAAACATTCGCGGAGTCACAACAGATACGGAAGGGAAACCCTATTTGATAGCCAAGAATGGAATTTATGTAATAGATCAGAAGAACTTAcaactaattaaaattttgtcatTAACTGATGGTTATGGACTTGCattcgataaaaataataatatagtgtaCAGTGACCAAAGGTCCGTGATAAAATTAATTCCATGTAATTAA